Proteins from a single region of Punica granatum isolate Tunisia-2019 chromosome 8, ASM765513v2, whole genome shotgun sequence:
- the LOC116188550 gene encoding protease Do-like 9, with translation MGDTKRKRGRKPKSTPKSPSQDALDLPSTAAAAAAVEEVLSVGSVDLIEPSASDHRRRGGRPKKRSKSVQKSEPSSPVVSPSRRAVPRAVENGDLALIHCDSVGPAEAAARMVPAMDAVVKVFCVHTEPNFSLPWQRKRQYSSSSSGFVIKGRRVLTNAHSVEHYTQVKVKKRGSDTKYLAKVLAIGTECDIAMLTVDDDEFWEGVLPVEFGELPALQDAVTVVGYPIGGDTISVTSGVVSRIEILSYVHGSTELLGLQIDAAINSGNSGGPAFSDKGNCVGIAFQSLKHEDAENIGYVIPTPVIMHFIQDYEKNGAYTGFPILGIEWQKMENPDLRMAMGMKSDQKGVRIKRIDPTSPEHAVLKPSDIILGFDGVDIANDGTVPFRHGERIGFSYLVSQKYTGDNSVIKVLRKSKILTFDVKLASHRRLIPSHNRGRPPSYYIIAGFVFSTVSVPYLRSEYGKDYEYEAPVKLLDKLLHSMPQSPDEQLVVVSQVLVADINIGYEDIVNTQVLAFNGKPVKNLKSLASMVESCEEEFLKFDLEYQQIVVLRTKVAKEATLDILKTHCIPSAMSDDLKT, from the exons ATGGGCGACACCAAACGGAAGAGAGGCCGCAAGCCGAAATCCACCCCCAAAAGCCCCTCCCAGGATGCCCTAGATTTGCCGTCCACAGCTGCGGCAGCGGCGGCGGTTGAAGAGGTCTTATCCGTCGGCAGCGTCGATCTCATCGAGCCCTCAGCATCTGACCACCGCCGCCGCGGGGGCCGCCCGAAGAAGCGGTCCAAGTCGGTCCAGAAGTCGGAACCTTCCTCTCCAGTGGTTTCTCCCTCGCGGAGGGCGGTACCCCGGGCGGTTGAAAATGGCGACCTTGCCCTCATTCATTGCGATTCGGTGGGCCCCGCGGAGGCAGCTGCGAGGATGGTGCCCGCCATGGACGCGGTGGTGAAGGTCTTCTGCGTGCACACGGAGCCGAATTTCTCTCTCCCGTGGCAGAGGAAGAGGCAGTATAGTAGTAGCAGTAGCGGGTTCGTGATAAAGGGGAGGAGAGTTCTGACGAACGCCCACTCGGTGGAGCATTATACCCAGGTGAAGGTGAAGAAGAGAGGGTCTGATACTAAGTACCTTGCGAAGGTATTAGCCATTGGAACTGAATGCGACATTG CTATGCTTActgttgatgatgatgaattcTGGGAAGGAGTCTTGCCAGTAGAGTTCGGGGAGCTGCCTGCCCTTCAAGATGCTGTGACGGTCGTGGGCTATCCTATTGGTGGTGACACGATATCTGTGACAAGTGGGGTGGTATCGCGGATTGAGATCTTATCTTATGTTCATGGGTCAACCGAGCTTCTTGGCCTGCAG ATTGATGCTGCGATAAACTCGGGGAATTCAGGTGGGCCAGCCTTCAGTGATAAGGGTAACTGTGTGGGCATTGCATTTCAATCACTTAAACATGAGGATGCGGAGAATATCGGTTATGTCATACCAACACCTGTGATCATGCACTTCATTCAAGACTACGAGAAGAATGGAGCATATACTG GTTttccgattcttggaattgagtggcagaaaatggaaaatccGGATCTGCGCATGGCAATGGGCATGAAGTCTGATCAGAAGGGTGTTCGCATTAAGAGAATAGATCCGACCTCTCCGGAGCATGCAGTTTTAAAACCATCTGACATCATTCTCGGCTTCGATGGTGTTGATATTGCCAATGATGGAACAG TTCCTTTCCGGCATGGTGAGAGAATAGGCTTTAGTTATCTCGTCTCGCAAAAGTATACTGGGGATAATTCGGTGATCAAAGTTCTGCGGAAGTCCAAGATTCTTACTTTTGATGTGAAACTTGCCTCCCACAGGAGACTCATCCCTTCTCACAACAGAGGCAGACCTCCttcttattatattattgCTGGCTTTGTGTTCTCAACAGTTTCTGTCCCCTATCTTCGGTCTGAG TATGGGAAGGATTATGAATATGAAGCTCCAGTCAAACTTTTGGACAAACTCTTGCACTCTATGCCGCAATCGCCTGACGAGCAGCTTGTCGTAGTTTCTCAG GTTCTTGTGGCTGATATCAATATTGGGTACGAGGATATTGTCAACACTCAGGTTCTTGCTTTCAATGGTAAGCCTGTGAAGAACCTCAAGAGCTTGGCAAGCATGGTAGAGAGCTGTGAGGAGGAGTTCTTGAAGTTCGATCTTGAATACCAACAG ATTGTAGTTCTGAGAACAAAAGTTGCCAAAGAAGCAACCCTCGATATCCTCAAAACCCACTGCATACCATCGGCGATGTCTGATGATCTGAAGACTTAA
- the LOC116188542 gene encoding 11S globulin subunit beta-like, with amino-acid sequence MASSSSVLSLGLTLGLLVLVHGCFGQILEQPWQWQGQGLQGGQLQSRRQQRHPLRFRADCRLENLNVLQPSRTIKAEAGVTEIWDENENELICAGATFLRHVIRRNGLYLPAFTNAPELFYVVQGRGLQGVAIPGCPETYQSDESQFQGRGRESRGVSERVSGDRHQKVREIREGDVLALPAGISHWISNQGQSDLVLVSIVYTSSEQNQLDENIRKFFLAGNPEQGFLGGSRRGGQSTRGRGGQQGGNFGNIFQGFDDELIAESFGVESELARRLRCEDDRRGHIVEVREELQVIRPRQEEGGRSEGWEERERGRERERERERWWSPRQGRGYSPNGLEETLCTMRLKENIENPVRADFYNPRAGRITSLNSFSLPILSYLQLSAERGVLYRDAVVAPHFYMNSHAIIYVTRGNARIQIAGDLGRAVFDGEVQENQVLVVPQNFVVIKKAGSEGFEWVAFRTNDNAMVVPLAGRLSVLRAMPEDVLVNSYGISREEARRLKYNREEVGIFSPGSRSVHGRRD; translated from the exons ATGGCTTCCTCTTCTAGCGTACTCTCTCTAGGTCTTACCCTAGGGCTTCTGGTGCTCGTCCACGGCTGCTTCGGACAGATCCTCGAGCAGCCGTGGCAGTGGCAGGGCCAGGGGCTGCAAGGGGGGCAGCTGCAATCGCGTCGGCAGCAGAGGCACCCACTCCGTTTCAGGGCTGACTGCCGGCTTGAGAACTTGAACGTTCTCCAACCCTCTCGCACGATCAAGGCCGAGGCTGGGGTCACTGAGATCTGGGATGAGAACGAGAATGAGTTGATCTGCGCTGGAGCCACCTTCCTCAGGCATGTGATCCGGAGGAACGGGCTATACCTGCCTGCCTTCACCAATGCACCAGAGCTCTTTTATGTCGTGCAAG ggAGGGGTCTACAAGGAGTAGCTATTCCAGGATGCCCCGAGACGTACCAGTCTGATGAATCACAGTTCCAAGGCCGAGGAAGAGAGAGCCGCGGAGTCAGCGAGAGGGTTTCCGGTGATAGGCACCAGAAGGTGAGAGAGATCCGAGAGGGGGACGTCCTTGCTCTGCCGGCCGGCATCTCGCACTGGATTTCCAACCAGGGCCAATCCGACCTCGTGCTAGTATCCATCGTCTACACCAGCAGCGAGCAGAACCAGCTCGACGAGAACATCCGG AAATTCTTCCTAGCCGGGAACCCGGAACAAGGATTCTTGGGCGGTAGTCGCCGTGGTGGCCAAAGTACTAGAGGCAGAGGCGGCCAACAGGGGGGGAACTTTGGGAACATATTCCAGGGCTTTGACGATGAGCTGATAGCAGAGTCATTCGGGGTTGAGAGTGAGCTCGCCAGGCGGCTGAGGTGCGAGGACGACAGGAGGGGCCACATTGTGGAGGTCCGGGAGGAGCTCCAGGTCATACGCCCACGACAAGAGGAGGGTGGACGATCAGAAGGATgggaggagagggagagggggagagagagggagagggagagggagagatggTGGAGCCCACGACAAGGTCGCGGCTACAGCCCGAATGGGTTGGAGGAGACGCTGTGCACAATGAGGCTGAAGGAGAACATCGAAAATCCGGTGCGAGCCGACTTTTACAACCCCCGGGCTGGACGAATCACAAGCCTCAATAGCTTCAGCCTCCCCATCCTCAGCTACCTCCAGCTCTCCGCCGAGAGGGGTGTCCTCTACCGG GATGCAGTGGTGGCTCCGCATTTCTACATGAACAGCCATGCAATAATCTATGTCACCAGGGGCAACGCACGGATCCAGATCGCTGGTGACTTGGGCCGGGCTGTGTTCGATGGCGAGGTACAGGAGAACCAGGTCCTGGTCGTGCCCCAGAACTTCGTGGTCATCAAGAAAGCCGGGAGCGAGGGCTTCGAGTGGGTCGCCTTCCGGACCAATGACAACGCAATGGTTGTACCGCTTGCCGGGAGGCTGTCGGTGCTCCGGGCCATGCCGGAGGATGTGCTGGTGAACTCGTACGGCATCTCGAGAGAGGAAGCCAGGAGGTTGAAGTACAATCGAGAGGAGGTGGGCATATTTAGCCCGGGGTCGAGGTCGGTACATGGAAGGAGGGATTGA
- the LOC116188544 gene encoding RING-H2 finger protein ATL48-like: MGEPEPNLEEFFEDKRPPRNPLVPVGALMTAGVLTAGLISFRQGNSQLGQKLMRARVVVQGATVALMVGTAYYYGGNPWKKSI; the protein is encoded by the exons ATGGGGGAACCAGAGCCCAACTTGGAAGAGTTTTTCGAAGACAAGAGACCGCCTCGCAACCCCCTTGTCCCTGTCG GTGCCCTGATGACTGCGGGAGTGCTAACTGCGGGTTTGATCAGCTTTAGACAGGGCAACTCTCAGTTGGGACAGAAGCTGATGAGAGCTCGTGTCGTGGTTCAAGGTGCCACCGTGGCACTTATGGTTGGGACCGCTTACTATTATGGAGGCAATCCCTGGAAGAAATCTATCTAG
- the LOC116188543 gene encoding uncharacterized protein LOC116188543, protein MHASAQPNGRSPKRMTGSMSTSQLKTGSDGLQNAASLASQGKGKKRERVEQSSDPVKRERLAKMGDGDSGRYSSESSLKLEIAKVVEKGPLVDTEGVDKLVHVMLIEINERKIDLTARTMLTNVIVGTEKPDCLSRFVQIRGLSILDDWLQDVHKGKTDDSSGVKHNDKLAEEFLLVLLRALDKLPVNLPALQMCNIGKLVNHLRTHKKLEIQKKARSLVDTWKRRVEAEMNMNDAKMGSVPFKSLDSTSVGPLAPEATSSAGLERVKSFEETGKSLLVKDTGPKN, encoded by the coding sequence ATGCATGCCTCTGCGCAACCGAATGGTCGATCTCCGAAACGGATGACTGGTTCAATGTCAACATCACAATTGAAAACTGGCTCTGACGGTCTGCAGAATGCTGCGTCCTTGGCATCTCAGggcaaaggaaagaaaagagagcGTGTAGAACAGAGCTCAGATCCCGTGAAACGTGAACGTTTAGCAAAAATGGGAGATGGCGATTCTGGTCGCTATAGTTCAGAAAGCTCGTTGAAATTGGAGATTGCTAAAGTAGTGGAGAAGGGACCACTGGTAGATACAGAAGGTGTTGACAAATTAGTGCACGTAATGCTTATCGAGATAAATGAGAGGAAAATAGATTTGACTGCCCGAACAATGCTTACAAATGTAATTGTTGGCACAGAGAAGCCGGATTGCCTGAGCAGATTTGTTCAGATAAGGGGTTTGTCTATATTGGATGACTGGCTTCAAGATGTTCATAAAGGAAAGACTGATGATAGCAGTGGGGTCAAGCATAATGATAAGTTGGCCGAGGAATTTCTCTTGGTTCTGCTCCGTGCGCTGGACAAACTCCCCGTAAACCTTCCAGCATTGCAGATGTGCAACATTGGCAAGTTGGTGAATCATTTACGGACACACAAGAAGTTGGAAATTCAGAAGAAGGCGCGGAGTCTAGTCGACACATGGAAGAGACGTGTCGAGGCTGAGATGAATATGAACGATGCCAAGATGGGTTCTGTCCCGTTTAAGTCATTAGATTCGACATCTGTAGGTCCACTGGCTCCTGAAGCGACTTCTTCAGCAGGACTTGAAAGAGTCAAGTCATTTGAGGAGACTGGCAAGTCACTCTTGGTCAAAGACACAGGTCCAAAGAACTGA